A portion of the Psilocybe cubensis strain MGC-MH-2018 chromosome 10, whole genome shotgun sequence genome contains these proteins:
- a CDS encoding Dual specificity protein phosphatase 1-B, giving the protein MLHHQRPPVHNDTSTTSEDDDDDDDNDVFEDTLQLSDSDSSNPSSPTGRAGPSIKLDEPLPDDITKDLEALQQLRQSVKKNLRLRPIRSRTDLRKLDLDLDSIISRSASFTAAASPAAPPLTALSPTSSIASSYFTPSSDTPQSALFSAIQAPRPSPMSPPVSLAAQTLASRLIQPKRPLLIDTRPLAAHQSYHLRHSINIAIPSLILKRCRRPGGGLQSLDALRQFTTTELGKIQWDALMCPGGPWDGDVVVYDDEMDPKDKDNLGITAWAIIPVISPLLTYGSVAYLEGGLSIAGHHPELQALVTTADELDSISDMHNNSIPPPLSTTSSRGGMKRSAGLLQLDTQAATRLKKLPEIELASTTSSKPPSPLPISPLPIMSSMMTSSSSSSSSQSISTADAQPMDVVDASPSPPPSSIGFRRPAPPRRPNLRRIDTKSAERLGPPKLSVRTKQMRSATLAVPPTLSLSIQAPPQSPSHLNLLYSTHSPPPSARYPMTPSTDPANYLTPYYTPPHTPGTPKPVLPPSPITARPDLDPPTTEDAFPVFTISTILPNFLFLGPELTAPEHVAELQALGVKRILNIAAECDDDHGLRLREVFDKYYKIPMRDTVEEDNISRGVREVCDILDDARLHSAATYVHCKAGKSRSVTAVMAYLIHANHWTLSSAYAFVLERRKGISPNIGFVSELMNFEEQELGGKSVGVQPTLSNPSHHGHGHGANGAGTGGEGGGGGGGIGLPESYVLASGASRRSGAHVRESLPPMDTHSGQLNGLGGGVGGAGGGGPMSAGGIMDRVLGDSGQEMEIKDSYGRYRHARRAPVDETTLQPMRRVSKAGLESASWS; this is encoded by the exons ATGCTCCACCACCAACGCCCCCCAGTACACAACGACACAAGCACTACCTctgaggacgacgacgacgacgacgacaacgatgTCTTTGAGGACACTCTCCAGCTCTCAGACTCGGACTCCTCCAACCCCTCCTCCCCGACCGGCCGTGCGGGACCCAGCATCAAGCTGGATGAACCACTGCCGGATGATATCACAAAAGATCTAGAGGCCCTCCAGCAGCTCCGCCAGAGCGTGAAAAAGAATCTCCGTCTGCGTCCCATCCGTTCTCGCACTGACCTCCGCAAGCTTGATCTCGACCTCGACAGCATCATCTCCCGCTCCGCCTCTTTCACCGCCGCTGCCTCTCCCGCCGCCCCGCCCCTCACCGCACTCAGTCCTACCTCTAGCATCGCCTCCTCCTACTTTACGCCCTCGTCAGACACACCCCAGAGTGCCCTGTTCTCCGCCATCCAAGCACCTCGCCCCTCCCCAATGTCTCCCCCCGTTTCACTTGCTGCCCAAACTCTCGCCAGCCGCCTCATCCAGCCCAAACGCCCTTTGCTCATCGACACCAGACCCCTAGCCGCACATCAGTCATATCATCTCCGCCACAGCATCAACATCGCCATTCCATCCCTCATCCTTAAACGCTGCAGGCGGCCAGGCGGCGGCCTCCAGTCCCTCGATGCCCTTCGCCAGTTCACAACCACCGAACTCGGAAAAATCCAATGGGACGCTCTCATGTGTCCAGGCGGTCCCTGGGACGGCGATGTCGTCGTATATGATGACGAAATGGATCCCAAGGACAAGGATAACCTGGGTATCACAGCTTGGGCGATCATTCCTGTTATATCTCCCCTTTTAACCTACGGCTCTGTCGCTTATCTCGAAGGCGGCTTGTCTATCGCAGGCCATCACCCAGAGCTCCAGGCGCTTGTCACTACAGCAGACGAGCTCGATTCCATTAGCGATATGCATAACAACTCTATACCCCCGCCACTTTCCACGACAAGCTCCCGGGGCGGCATGAAAAGAAGCGCAGGTCTTCTGCAGCTCGATACCCAAGCCGCCACACGACTCAAAAAGCTCCCAGAAATCGAGCTCGCCTCAACCACATCCTCCAAACCACCCTCGCCGCTCCCGATATCGCCACTACCCATAATGTCCTCCATGATgacctcatcctcatcctcctcctcctcgcagAGTATCAGTACTGCAGACGCTCAGCCGATGGACGTTGTCGACGCCTCGCCGTCtccacctccttcctccATCGGCTTCCGCCGCCCCGCTCCCCCACGCCGGCCCAACCTCCGCCGCATCGACACCAAATCCGCCGAACGCCTCGGCCCACCCAAACTCTCCgtgcgcaccaaacaaatgcGCTCCGCCACACTCGCCGTGCCCCccaccctctccctctccatcCAAGCGCCGCCCCAATCACCTTCACACCTGAACCTCCTCTACTCGACGCACTCACCACCGCCGTCCGCGCGCTATCCGATGACGCCGAGCACGGACCCCGCCAACTACCTCACGCCGTACTACACCCCGCCACACACGCCCGGGACACCGAAGCCTGTGCTCCCGCCGTCGCCTATCACCGCGCGCCCGGACCTCGACCCGCCGACGACGGAGGACGCGTTCCCCGTGTTCACGATCTCGACGATCCTGCCCAACTTTTTGTTCTTGGGCCCCGAGCTGACGGCGCCGGAGCATGTCGCGGAGCTCCAGGCGCTTGGGGTGAAGAGGATTCTGAATATTGCGGCAGAGTGCGATGATGATCATGGGTTGAGGCTTAGAGAGGTGTTTGATAAGTATTATAAGATACCGATGAGGGATACGGTTGAGGAGGATAATATATCGAGGGGTGTGAGGGAGGTGTGTGATATCCTCG ATGATGCAAGGTTACATTCAGCAGCGACATACGTCCACTGCAAAGCCGGGAAATCGCGGTCCGTAACAGCCGTAATGGCCTACCTCATCCACGCAAACCACTGGACACTCTCAAGCGCATACGCATTCGTGCTCGAGCGCCGTAAAGGCATCTCGCCCAACATCGGCTTCGTCTCGGAGCTTATGAATTTCGAGGAGCAGGAGTTGGGCGGGAAGTCGGTGGGCGTGCAGCCGACGCTGTCGAATCCTTCCCaccatgggcatgggcatggtgCAAATGGTGCGGGTACGGGTGGGGAAggcgggggaggaggagggggtatTGGGCTTCCGGAGAGCTATGTGTTAGCATCAGGCGCGTCCCGGCGGAGCGGCGCACACGTGCGGGAGAGTCTCCCGCCCATGGACACGCACAGCGGGCAGCTCAACGGCCTCGGCGGCGGCGTGGGCGGCGCGGGGGGAGGGGGCCCGATGTCCGCTGGAGGTATCATGGACCGCGTGCTAGGTGATTCAGGGCAGGAGATGGAGATCAAGGACTCGTATGGGCGCTATAGACATGCGCGGAGGGCGCCGGTGGACGAGACGACGTTGCAGCCGATGAGGAGGGTGAGTAAGGCCGGGTTGGAGAGTGCTTCGTGGTCGTGA
- a CDS encoding Choline-phosphate cytidylyltransferase 1 has product MSVDAAARSRTLHSKRSFGKYPRPVDSPAYDASEEDNDPLTDDASAASHPIPISRHQNPQPNTRLRPSPLTRRHHHLHDDDSSVDSPTYDGDIESSTTAGPDPLPHKPTHHHSSSSVSTLNTPFSPSSPGSTPIAEPLNPLSPTAMRPTNPNSHLPVFISPPVNTAAAPLLVTEEPAVPLASKEAFNPAALTPADIQAFVNKAIQGEVHRPYKINPPPTDRPVRVYADGVYDLFHFGHALQLRQAKLSFPSVYLLVGVNSDEQVWSHKARTVMSHAERLEAVRHCRWVDEVVAEAPWVIDEAFIKKYEIDYVAHDEELYASAGHNDVYEYAKSQGKFIPTRRTPGVSTSELLERIVSGYRNREFDDKLTKMGHAELRAEGSDYDGQSRRASRSASRSASPGPGAGAVGGESGSGSPKLLGARAS; this is encoded by the exons ATGTCCGTCGATGCTGCTGCTAGATCTCGCACTCTCCACAGCAAGAGATCGTTTGGAAAGTATCCAAGACCAGTCGACTCGCCTGCATACGACGC ATCGGAGGAGGATAACGACCCGCTCACGGACGATGCCTCAGCCGCGTCCCATCCGATCCCTATTTCTCGGCACCAGAATCCCCAACCCAACACCCGCCTCAGACCTTCCCCTCTCacccgccgccaccaccacctccacgacgacgacagcaGCGTAGACTCTCCCACCTACGACGGCGACATCGAGTCCAGCACAACTGCCGGCCCTGACCCCCTTCCACACAAACCTACTCATCAccattcctcctcctccgtaTCCACCCTCAACACCCCCTTTTCGCCCTCCTCGCCCGGATCAACCCCCATCGCAGAGCCCCTCAACCCGCTCTCTCCTACAGCCATGCGCCCCACCAACCCCAACTCCCATCTACCCGTCTTCATCTCCCCCCCGGTCAACACAGCCGCCGCGCCCCTCCTCGTCACAGAGGAGCCAGCCGTGCCCCTCGCTTCCAAGGAGGCGTTCAACCCCGCTGCACTCACCCCAGCCGATATCCAGGCCTTTGTCAACAAAGCCATCCAAGGCGAGGTCCACCGCCCATACAAGATCAACCCGCCCCCTACAGATCGCCCCGTGCGCGTCTACGCTGACG GTGTATACGATCTATTCCATTTTGG TCATGCGCTCCAGCTGCGCCAGGCCAAACTATCTTTCCCATCCGTGTACCTCCTCGTGGGCGTAAACTCTGACGAACAAGTATGGTCCCACAAAGCACGCACAGTAATGAGCCACGCCGAGCG ATTGGAAGCTGTTCGCCACTGCCGATGGGTTGATGAGGTCGTAGCTGAGGCTCCCTGGGTCATCGACGAGGCCTTTATCAAAAAATACGAGATCGACTATGTCGCGCACGACGAAGAGCTCTACGCGAGCGCAGGCCACAACGACGTCTACGAATACGCCAAAAGTCAAG GCAAATTCATCCCTACACGCCGCACACCAGGCGTATCGACATCCGAACTCCTCGAGCGGATCGTATCGGGGTATCGTAATCGCGAATTTGACGATAAGCTGACGAAGATGGGGCATGCGGAGTTGAGGGCCGAGGGGAGCGATTATGATGGGCAGAGTAGGAGGGCGAGTAGGAGTGCGAGTCGGAGTGCGAGTCCCGGgccgggggcgggggcggtgGGAGGGgagagtgggagtgggagtccGAAGCTTTTGGGGGCGCGTGCTAGTTAG
- a CDS encoding Ribonucleoside-diphosphate reductase small chain: MAKITHGLTGIRMDDCVDEWELLRPKEKFMNIWTRSSVYPFSERLLVFIFIQGIFGISLSRLLQWFSGKDYLPTMVSTYTRIFNDRECHVDFVSLLFYHLKRRPLTSFVNEFVGTIVKIEKKFGSDLLDLSEIDIPLDDLNRYVECKADALLVSLGYKQLYGTCNKGIDDLIPIVPGELKAGFFLEEMALAYIPPTMEDAILDGQFGNHLLDLS, from the exons ATGGCCAAGATTACGCACGGTCTCACAGGAATTCGAATGGACGATTGCGTCGATGAATGGGAACTCTTGCGTCCAAAGGAAAAATTTATGAATATTTGGACGAGATCTTCCGTGTATCCTTTCTCTGAGAGGTTGCTCGTTTTTATATTCATTCAAGGAATATTTGGTATTTCTCTGTCCCGGCTTCTACAATGGTTTTCTGGCAAAGATTACCTCCCAACTATGGTATCTACTTACACCCGGATCTTCAATGACAGGGAATGTCATGTAGACTTTGTCTCGCTGCTTTTTTATCATTTGAAAAGGCGTCCGTTAACCAGTTTTGTCAACGAATTCGTCGGGACCATTGttaaaatcgaaaaaaaattCGGCAGTG ATTTGCTGGACCTTTCCGAGATAGACATTCCATTAGACGACCTGAATCGGTACGTGGAATGCAAAGCAGACGCCCTTCTGGTGTCTCTTGGGTACAAGCAATTGTACGGTACATGTAACAAA GGGATCGATGATCTTATCCCTATCGTCCCTGGGGAACTGAAAGCTGGTTTTTTTCTCGAGGAGATGGCGCTGGCGTATATCCCCCCAACTATGGAAGACGCTATTTTAGACGGACAGTTCGGTAATCATCTCCTTGACCTTTCTTGA
- a CDS encoding Protein LONG AFTER FAR-RED 3, which translates to MVSKPDAQTPSSKPDNRASRTRVTQTQGWIAAVIALGFSALVLFSSTGDASYTICSKAKNIYTVDERNPRVECISVRGTEIVKVGEYGQSWSQTYLAGVTSLLPSWLAKYSRVSGRVIQLDDSSVLVPGLADAHAHIIENGYMRQLPLMGSQSVQEVIERIKAYILAHPEVMNDKSRWIEGMGWDQTKWPGSQFPTASDLDKDPLLKGRLISLTRVDGHARWVSLSVLDLMPNLPEKVGGGLIVRDEHGKPTGIFVDHAMSLIPTPPWSDAQLTDFFDMTIKEALSYGLTSIHDAGSSPHQIEFFKKRAEAGTLPNRLYVMGKVDSEEYWGNQIPRLHDYGMHGRLNIQGIKIVADGALGSWGAALLEPYSDKPDMRGLLLSSPETLRKLVHQFWKDGWQTNIHCIGDRANHEVLNIFEDILEKRGGNVTEWRPRIEHAQIFTPGDLKRMKQLGVIASVQPTHATSDMWYAETRVGPDRIKGAYAYQTLLKASPNGVLPLGSDFPIEGVNPLLGFYAAVTRLSVDGTSPHGSGGWFTDELLTREQALKGMTLDAAYAAFAEETLGSLTPGKKADFVVFDKNIMQVPVGDILKAKVLATVVDGEVMYGTL; encoded by the exons ATGGTGTCCAAACCTGATGCTCAAACTCCTTCCTCCAAACCCGACAACAGGGCCTCAAGAACACGAGTAACACAGACACAAGGATGGATCGCGGCTGTAATTGCACTAGGCTTTTCTGCTCTGGTGTTGTTCAGCAGCACAGGAGATGCATCGTATACTATCTGTTCTAAAGCGAAGAACATATATACAGTGGATGAACGCAACCCTAGAGTCGAGTGCATTTCTGTGCGAGGAACGGAGATAGTAAAGGTCGGGGAGTATG GTCAATCATGGAGCCAGACATACCTTGCAGGGGTCACGTCACTGTTGCCGAGCTGGCTAGCAAAGTATTCAAGAGTTTCCGGAAGAGTTATTCAGCTCGATGACTCTTCTGTCTTAGTTCCAGGACTGGCAG ATGCGCACGCCCACATCATTGAAAATGGGTACATGAGGCAATTACCCTTGATGGGATCTCAGTCAGTCCAAG AGGTCATCGAGCGTATAAAAGCATATATCCTTGCTCATCCCGAAGTGATGAACGACAAGTCGCGATGGATCGAAGGAATGGGTTGGGATCAGACGAAGTGGCCTGGTTCTCAATTCCCCACTGCA TCCGACCTAGATAAAGATCCGCTTCTGAAGGGTCGTCTTATATCATTGACTCGTGTTGATGGACACGCCCGTTGGGTTTCACTGTCTGTCCTGGACCTTATGCCAAATTTACCGGAGAAAGTAGGCGGAGGCTTGATAGTACGTGATGAACACGGCAAACCAACAG GTATCTTTGTCGACCATGCAATGAGCTTGATCCCTACGCCGCCATGGAGTGATGCCCAGCTCACGGATTTCTTCGACATGACGATAAAAGAAGCACTTTCGTATGGTCTAACCTCTATACACGACGCTGGGTCATCTCCCCATCAAATCGAGTTTTTCAAAAA GCGCGCAGAAGCTGGGACGTTGCCT AACAGGCTTTATGTCATGGGTAAAGTTGACTCTGAAGAGTACTGGGGAAACCAAATTCCACGACTACATGATTACGGAATGCATGGGCGACTTAACATTCAGGGTATCAAGATCGTTGCTGACG GCGCTCTGGGGTCGTGGGGGGCAGCGCTACTCGAACCATACTCTGATAAACCCGACATGCGTGGTCTACTGCTTAGCAGCCCCGAAACGCTCAGAAAACTCGTTCATCAGTTCTGGAAGGACGGATGGCAGACT AACATACATTGCATCGGAGATAGAGCCAACCACGAAGTCCTGAACATCTTCGAAGACATTCTTGAGAAACGGGGTGGGAATGTGACTGAATGGCGTCCGAGGATCGAACATGCACAGATATTTACTCCCGGAGACCTTAAGCGTATGAAACAGCTAGGAG TGATTGCAAGTGTGCAACCGACACACGC AACATCAGACATGTGGTACGCCGAGACGCGTGTGGGTCCAGATAGGATCAAAGGCGCGTACGCCTACCAGACCTTGCTAAA GGCGTCTCCAAATGGCGTTCTTCCCTTGGGCTCCGATTTCCCCATCGAAGGCGTAAACCCGCTCCTTGGGTTCTATGCCGCAGTAACCCGGCTATCCGTAGATGGGACTTCCCCCCACGGCTCCGGAGGATG GTTTACGGATGAACTTCTGACTCGGGAACAGGCGCTTAAAGGAATGACTCTTGACGCTGCATACGCCGCTTTTGCGGAAGAGACGCTGGGGTCTCTTACTCCTGGGAAGAAAGCCGACTTTGTAGTGTTCGATAAGAATATCATGCAGGTTCCCGTAGGCGATATCTTAAAGGCGAAGGTGCTTGCGACTGTGGTGGATGGCGAGGTTATGTACGGCACATtgtaa
- a CDS encoding Pepsin A, translating into MHLSLSFTTILTSVLFVMFAQVAESAPVTKRAPTPPKFVTLPLKRAERTRDVHGQIYLQQHINRGLRRMARMRGHEAPSARDLHTLLERRVRDVEGVEGLSRRFNRFGLPAPAAHSSAHEAVSLAEAPKQNDALIDDGVTVANTPTAPNSLGLDIEAVDVGYSAVVQIGTPPRDFLVTMDSGSSDFWVGSEDCTSNGIGCGNHVFLGPQSSTSFNDTGKPFKITYGSGSVSGNIITDDVTIAGLALPAHTFGVASIESVEFSAQSPDDGLMGTAKSVRIFVV; encoded by the exons ATGCATCTCTCTCTGTCTTTCACTACCATCTTGACGAGCGTGCTCTTCGTCATGTTCGCGCAGGTTGCCGAGTCCGCACCTGTCACGAAACGTGCGCCGACGCCGCCCAAGTTCGTTACGCTCCCTCTTAAACGCGCCGAGCGCACAAGGGATGTACACGGTCAAATC TACCTGCAACAGCACATCAACCGCGGGCTGCGCCGTATGGCGCGCATGAGGGGGCACGAGGCGCCTAGCGCGCGGGACCTCCACACGCTCCTCGAGCGCCGCGTGCGCGATGTCGAAGGAGTCGAGGGGCTGTCGAGGCGGTTCAACCGTTTTGGGCTCCCTGCACCCGCGGCTCACTCGTCTGCGCACGAAGCCGTGTCTCTTGCGGAGGCCCCGAAGCAGAATGACGCGCTCATTGATGATGGTGTTACTGTCGCTAATACACCTACCGCGCCCAACTCTCTCGGGTTGGATATCGA GGCAGTTGACGTTGGCTATTCTGCTGTAGTCCAAATCGGCACCCCACCGAGGGACTTCCTTGTTACAATGGATTCAGGCTCATCAGACTTCTGGGTAGGCTCCGAAGACTGCACGTCAAACGGTATCGGCTGC GGCAACCACGTCTTCCTCGGCCCACAGAGCTCTACCTCGTTCAACGACACCGGCAAACCTTTCAAAATCACATATGGCTCGGGGTCTGTATCGGGGAACATCATCACAGACGACGTCACCATTGCGGGATTGGCGCTGCCTGCTCATACATTCGGCGTAGCCAGCATCGAATCGGTAGAGTTTTCCGCGCAGTCCCCGGACGATGGGCTCATGGGCACCGCGAAATCTGTGAGGATATTTGTTGTGTAG
- a CDS encoding Oxidoreductase (Oxidoreductase AN1596), producing MPSFLVAQNSNASYTPSYVPVMVITGATSGIGQAITQTLARHLHGRVHIIIIARNSSAASRIISTLPTHPAAIYEFIACDVSLMQNVHALAQDLSARLPKLNFLVHCAGVFGLDGRRETEEGIDVKLASRYYARFTLTYDLLPLLRKATERGEPASVLTVLGAGSKGTSEVDLDDLGLKKRYTGWKAMMASIDYNDLMVAEFSKREPNIAFTHIFPGFVSTAILHKSSNPISKLFLFFLSPLLWLITRTQETCAEYMLYALIQAERGMYRRNENGDDIGLKGFPRFANDAQRILWEHSLQATSTSTS from the exons ATGCCTTCATTCCTCGTCGCCCAAAACTCCAACGCATCCTACACCCCGTCCTACGTCCCAGTCATGGTGATCACAGGCGCCACCTCCGGCATCGGCCAAGCAATAACACAAACCCTAGCGCGCCACCTGCACGGGCGCGTCCACATCATCATAATCGCACGCAACTCCTCCGCCGCGTCGCGCATCATATCCACACTACCCACACACCCAGCCGCAATCTACGAGTTCATCGCATGCGACGTGAGCCTAATGCAGAACGTGCACGCACTCGCGCAGGACCTCTCGGCGCGCCTTCCCAAGCTCAACTTTCTCGTGCACTGCGCGGGCGTCTTTGGTCTGGACGGAAGGCGGGAGACGGAGGAAGGGATCGACGTTAAATTGGCGTCGAGGTACTATGCCCGGTTTACTCTGACCTACGATCTGCTGCCTTTACTCCGAAAGGCAACGGAGCGTGGTGAGCCAGCGAGTGTCCTCACTGTGCTTGGAGCAGGTTCTAAAGGAACTTCCGAGGTCGACCTCGATGACTTGGGTCTGAAGAAGCGGTACACAGGCTGGAAAGCTATGATGGCAAGCATCGACTACAACGATCTCATGGTTGCT GAATTCTCCAAACGCGAGCCCAACATCGCATTCACGCACATCTTCCCAGGATTCGTATCCACAGCAATCTTACACAAATCATCCAACCCCATCTCCAagctctttctctttttcctctcGCCACTTCTCTGGCTGATCACGCGCACGCAGGAGACGTGCGCGGAGTATATGCTCTATGCGCTAATCCAGGCCGAGCGAGGGATGTACAGGCGGAACGAAAACGGGGATGATATCGGCTTGAAGGGGTTTCCTCGCTTTGCGAACGATGCTCAGCGAATTTTGTGGGAGCACTCTTTGCAAGCTACGAGTACGAGTACGAGCTAG